In Rhodamnia argentea isolate NSW1041297 chromosome 4, ASM2092103v1, whole genome shotgun sequence, the following proteins share a genomic window:
- the LOC115756797 gene encoding LOW QUALITY PROTEIN: protein CYTOKININ-RESPONSIVE GATA TRANSCRIPTION FACTOR 1-like (The sequence of the model RefSeq protein was modified relative to this genomic sequence to represent the inferred CDS: inserted 2 bases in 1 codon) — translation MNPVYLNPPQAPSFPLLERKEDQTMQFFISPHQEPPSPPSSSSTLCASCANRTEDRSHGPCGRSETSVEKADRHGGSKHMRLFPSSSSLQPMVSESETSDRGQQKSFPFNGGNGEEVSRDFGIKWMPLKMRFMQKMKDTAYGNGSTEDESLQAGDEFAKNHHRQDRTEIRFSSSGNNAIRVCADCNTTTTPLWRSGPRGPKSLCNACGIRQRKARRAMEEATAAAAAGXGQRLRQPTQPQRG, via the exons ATGAATCCTGTATACCTGAACCCTCCTCAAGctccttcctttcctcttttggaGCGAAAGGAAGATCAGACCATGCAGTTCTTCATTTCGCCTCATCAAGAACCGCCGTCCCCACCGTCTTCTTCCTCTACGCTATGTGCTTCTTGTGCAAACAGAACCGAAGATCGAAGTCACGGTCCATGTGGAAGATCAGAAACTTCTGTAGAAAAG GCCGACCGACATGGCGGATCCAAACACATGCGGCTTTTCCCATCTTCGTCTTCGCTCCAGCCGATGGTTAGCGAAAGCGAAACTAGCGATCGAGGACAACAGAAGTCTTTTCCCTTCAATGGCGGAAATGGGGAGGAGGTCAGCAGAGATTTCGGCATCAAATGGATGCCCTTGAAAATGAGGTTCATGCAGAAGATGAAGGACACAGCATATGGCAATGGATCTACAGAAGACGAGAGCCTGCAAGCTGGGGACGAGTTTGCAAAGAACCATCATCGGCAAGATCGTACCGAGATTAGGTTTTCGAGTAGCGGCAACAACGCCATAAGGGTGTGTGCAGATTGCAACACGACCACGACCCCTCTTTGGAGGAGTGGCCCTCGAGGCCCCAAG TCTCTTTGCAATGCATGCGGGATTCGCCAGAGGAAGGCAAGACGAGCCATGGAAGAAGCTACTGCAGCAGCCGCCGCCGG GGGGCAGCGGCTGCGACAACCGACCCAACCTCAGCGCGGTTGA